The proteins below are encoded in one region of Oncorhynchus tshawytscha isolate Ot180627B linkage group LG04, Otsh_v2.0, whole genome shotgun sequence:
- the LOC112249077 gene encoding vacuolar protein sorting-associated protein 35 isoform X1 → MPTTQQSPQDEQEKLLDEAVQAVKVQSFQMKRCLDKNKLMDALKHASNMLGELRTSMLSPKSYYELYMAISDELHYLEVYLTDEFAKGRKVADLYELVQYAGNIIPRLYLLITVGVVYVRSFPQSRKDILKDLVEMCRGVQHPLRGLFLRNYLLQCTRNILPDDGEQLEGEDAMTGDINDSIDFVLLNFAEMNKLWVRMQHQGHSRDREKREKERQELRILVGTNLVRLSQLEGVNVEKYKQIVLSGVLEQVVNCRDSLAQEYLMECIIQVFPDEFHLQTLNLFLRSCADLHQHVNVKNIIIALIDRLALFAHREDGPGIPAEIKLFDIFSQQVATVIQSRQDMPSEDVVSLQVSLINLAMKCYPDRVDYVDKVLESTVEIFNKLNLEHIATSSAVSKELTRLLKIPVDTYNNILTVLQLKHFPPLFEYFDYESRKSMSCYVLSNTLDYNTTIISQEQVDAILSLVSTLIQDQPDQPAEDPDPEDFAEEQSLVGRFIHLLLSDDPDQQYLILNTARKHFGAGGNQRIRYTLPPLVFAAYQLSFRYKENSSSDDKWEKKCQKIFSFAHQTISALIKAELAELPLRLFLQGALAAGEIGFENHETVAYEFMSQAFSLYEDEISDSKAQLAAITLIIGTFERTKCFSEENHEPLRTQCALAASKLLKKPDQCRAVSICAHLFWSGRNTEKNGEEILDGKRVMECLKKALKIANQCMDPSLQVQLFIEILNRYVCFYERENDAVTVQVLNQLIQKIREDLPNLEASEETEQINKHFHNTLEHLRLQRESPEAEGPAYEGLVL, encoded by the exons ATG CCTACCACACAGCAGTCACCCCAGGACGAGCAGGAAAAGCTACTTGATGAAGCTGTGCAGGCTGTCAAGGTCCAGTCATTTCAGATGAAGCGTTGCCTG GACAAGAACAAGCTGATGGATGCATTGAAACATGCATCTAACATGCTGGGCGAACTCAGGACCTCTATGTTATCGCCAAAGAGCTACTACGAACTCT ATATGGCCATCTCTGACGAGCTCCATTACCTGGAGGTGTACCTGACAGATGAGTTTGCCAAAGGCAGGAAGGTGGCTGACCTCTATGAGCTGGTTCAATATGCAGGGAACATCATCCCCAGACT ttaCCTGCTGATCACTGTGGGGGTGGTGTATGTTCGCTCCTTCCCTCAGTCGCGCAAGGACATCCTGAAGGACCTGGTGGAGATGTGTCGTGGGGTGCAGCACCCGCTGAGAGGCCTGTTCCTCAGAAACTACCTGCTGCAGTGCACCCGCAACATCTTGCCTGACGACGGGGAGCAGTTAGA GGGGGAGGATGCGATGACGGGCGACATTAACGACTCCATTGACTTTGTGTTGCTGAATTTTGCTGAGATGAATAAGCTGTGGGTGCGCATGCAGCACCAGGGCCACAGCCgagacagggagaagagggagaaggagaggcaaGAGCTGCGCATCCTGGTCGGGACCAACCTGGTTCGACTCAGCCAGCTGGAGGGGGTCAACGTGGAAAAGTATAAACAG ATTGTGCTGTCCGGTGTCCTAGAACAGGTGGTAAACTGCAGAGATTCCCTGGCTCAAGAATATCTCATGGAGTGCATCATTCAG GTTTTCCCTGATGAGTTCCACCTTCAGACACTGAACCTATTCCTTCGTTCCTGTGCTGACCTGCATCAGCACGTCAATGTCAAAAACATCATCATCGCTCTCATTGACAG ACTGGCTTTGTTTGCTCACCGAGAAGATGGACCTGGAATCCCTGCTGAAATCAAACTGTTTGATATTTTCTCCCAACAAGTAGCCACAGTTATACAG TCCCGCCAGGACATGCCTTCGGAGGATGTGGTCTCACTACAGGTGTCCCTCATCAACCTGGCAATGAAGTGCTACCCTGACCGGGTGGACTATGTGGACAAGGTGTTGGAGAGCACAGTGGAGATCTTCAATAAGCTCAACCTGGAGCA CATTGCAACCAGTAGCGCGGTCTCGAAAGAGTTGACTAGGCTGCTGAAGATCCCAGTGGACACCTACAACAACATTCTGACCGTTCTGCAACTCAAGCACTTCCCACCACTCTTCGAGTACTTTGATTATGAGTCCCGCAAAAGCATGAGCTGTTACGTTCTGAGCAACACTCTGGACTACAACACCACCATTATATCCCAGGAgcag gTGGATGCCATCCTGTCCCTGGTGTCGACACTGATCCAGGACCAGCCAGACCAGCCCGCTGAGGACCCAGACCCAGAGGACTTTGCTGAGGAGCAGAGCCTTGTGGGTCGCTTCATTCATCTGCTGCTTTCCGATGACCCCGACCAACAGTATCTG ATCCTGAATACAGCCAGGAAGCACTTTGGTGCTGGGGGGAACCAGAGGATTCGCTACACTCTTCCACCGCTGGTGTTTGCTGCCTATCAGCTGTCCTTCCGCTACAAAGAGAACTCTTCATCA GATGATAAATGGGAGAAGAAGTGCCAGAAGATCTTCTCATTTGCCCACCAAACCATCAGTGCTCTGATCAAGGCTGAGCTGGCTGAGCTGCCCCTCAGACTCTTCCTACAGGGGGCGCTGGCCGCAGGAGAGATTGGCTTCGAGAACCACGAGACTGTGGCCTACGAGTTTATGTCACAG GCCTTCTCCCTGTATGAGGATGAGATCAGCGACTCCAAGGCTCAACTCGCAGCTATCACGCTGATCATCGGCACGTTTGAGAGAACAAAATGCTTCAGCGAGGAGAACCACGAGCCTCTGAGGACACAGTGTGCGCTCGCTGCCTCAAAACTGCTCAAGAAGCCAGACCAGTGTCGGGCCGTCAGCATCTGTGCACACCTCTTCTGGTCCGGACGCAACACTGAAAAGaatggagaggag ATTCTTGACGGGAAGAGGGTGATGGAGTGCTTAAAGAAGGCCCTGAAAATCGCCAACCAGTGCATGGACCCGTCATTGCAAGTGCAGCTCTTCATTGAGATCCTGAACAGATATGTCTGTTTCTACGAAAGAGAGAATGATGCG GTGACGGTCCAGGTTCTGAACCAGCTGATCCAGAAGATCCGAGAGGACCTGCCAAACCTGGAGGCCAGCGAGGAGACTGAGCAGATCAACAAACACTTCCACAACACACTGGAGCACCTGCGTCTGCAGAGAGAGTCGCCGGAGGCCGAGGGGCCTGCTTATGAGGGCCTGGTGCTGTAG
- the LOC112249077 gene encoding vacuolar protein sorting-associated protein 35 isoform X2 — MQSPQDEQEKLLDEAVQAVKVQSFQMKRCLDKNKLMDALKHASNMLGELRTSMLSPKSYYELYMAISDELHYLEVYLTDEFAKGRKVADLYELVQYAGNIIPRLYLLITVGVVYVRSFPQSRKDILKDLVEMCRGVQHPLRGLFLRNYLLQCTRNILPDDGEQLEGEDAMTGDINDSIDFVLLNFAEMNKLWVRMQHQGHSRDREKREKERQELRILVGTNLVRLSQLEGVNVEKYKQIVLSGVLEQVVNCRDSLAQEYLMECIIQVFPDEFHLQTLNLFLRSCADLHQHVNVKNIIIALIDRLALFAHREDGPGIPAEIKLFDIFSQQVATVIQSRQDMPSEDVVSLQVSLINLAMKCYPDRVDYVDKVLESTVEIFNKLNLEHIATSSAVSKELTRLLKIPVDTYNNILTVLQLKHFPPLFEYFDYESRKSMSCYVLSNTLDYNTTIISQEQVDAILSLVSTLIQDQPDQPAEDPDPEDFAEEQSLVGRFIHLLLSDDPDQQYLILNTARKHFGAGGNQRIRYTLPPLVFAAYQLSFRYKENSSSDDKWEKKCQKIFSFAHQTISALIKAELAELPLRLFLQGALAAGEIGFENHETVAYEFMSQAFSLYEDEISDSKAQLAAITLIIGTFERTKCFSEENHEPLRTQCALAASKLLKKPDQCRAVSICAHLFWSGRNTEKNGEEILDGKRVMECLKKALKIANQCMDPSLQVQLFIEILNRYVCFYERENDAVTVQVLNQLIQKIREDLPNLEASEETEQINKHFHNTLEHLRLQRESPEAEGPAYEGLVL, encoded by the exons ATG CAGTCACCCCAGGACGAGCAGGAAAAGCTACTTGATGAAGCTGTGCAGGCTGTCAAGGTCCAGTCATTTCAGATGAAGCGTTGCCTG GACAAGAACAAGCTGATGGATGCATTGAAACATGCATCTAACATGCTGGGCGAACTCAGGACCTCTATGTTATCGCCAAAGAGCTACTACGAACTCT ATATGGCCATCTCTGACGAGCTCCATTACCTGGAGGTGTACCTGACAGATGAGTTTGCCAAAGGCAGGAAGGTGGCTGACCTCTATGAGCTGGTTCAATATGCAGGGAACATCATCCCCAGACT ttaCCTGCTGATCACTGTGGGGGTGGTGTATGTTCGCTCCTTCCCTCAGTCGCGCAAGGACATCCTGAAGGACCTGGTGGAGATGTGTCGTGGGGTGCAGCACCCGCTGAGAGGCCTGTTCCTCAGAAACTACCTGCTGCAGTGCACCCGCAACATCTTGCCTGACGACGGGGAGCAGTTAGA GGGGGAGGATGCGATGACGGGCGACATTAACGACTCCATTGACTTTGTGTTGCTGAATTTTGCTGAGATGAATAAGCTGTGGGTGCGCATGCAGCACCAGGGCCACAGCCgagacagggagaagagggagaaggagaggcaaGAGCTGCGCATCCTGGTCGGGACCAACCTGGTTCGACTCAGCCAGCTGGAGGGGGTCAACGTGGAAAAGTATAAACAG ATTGTGCTGTCCGGTGTCCTAGAACAGGTGGTAAACTGCAGAGATTCCCTGGCTCAAGAATATCTCATGGAGTGCATCATTCAG GTTTTCCCTGATGAGTTCCACCTTCAGACACTGAACCTATTCCTTCGTTCCTGTGCTGACCTGCATCAGCACGTCAATGTCAAAAACATCATCATCGCTCTCATTGACAG ACTGGCTTTGTTTGCTCACCGAGAAGATGGACCTGGAATCCCTGCTGAAATCAAACTGTTTGATATTTTCTCCCAACAAGTAGCCACAGTTATACAG TCCCGCCAGGACATGCCTTCGGAGGATGTGGTCTCACTACAGGTGTCCCTCATCAACCTGGCAATGAAGTGCTACCCTGACCGGGTGGACTATGTGGACAAGGTGTTGGAGAGCACAGTGGAGATCTTCAATAAGCTCAACCTGGAGCA CATTGCAACCAGTAGCGCGGTCTCGAAAGAGTTGACTAGGCTGCTGAAGATCCCAGTGGACACCTACAACAACATTCTGACCGTTCTGCAACTCAAGCACTTCCCACCACTCTTCGAGTACTTTGATTATGAGTCCCGCAAAAGCATGAGCTGTTACGTTCTGAGCAACACTCTGGACTACAACACCACCATTATATCCCAGGAgcag gTGGATGCCATCCTGTCCCTGGTGTCGACACTGATCCAGGACCAGCCAGACCAGCCCGCTGAGGACCCAGACCCAGAGGACTTTGCTGAGGAGCAGAGCCTTGTGGGTCGCTTCATTCATCTGCTGCTTTCCGATGACCCCGACCAACAGTATCTG ATCCTGAATACAGCCAGGAAGCACTTTGGTGCTGGGGGGAACCAGAGGATTCGCTACACTCTTCCACCGCTGGTGTTTGCTGCCTATCAGCTGTCCTTCCGCTACAAAGAGAACTCTTCATCA GATGATAAATGGGAGAAGAAGTGCCAGAAGATCTTCTCATTTGCCCACCAAACCATCAGTGCTCTGATCAAGGCTGAGCTGGCTGAGCTGCCCCTCAGACTCTTCCTACAGGGGGCGCTGGCCGCAGGAGAGATTGGCTTCGAGAACCACGAGACTGTGGCCTACGAGTTTATGTCACAG GCCTTCTCCCTGTATGAGGATGAGATCAGCGACTCCAAGGCTCAACTCGCAGCTATCACGCTGATCATCGGCACGTTTGAGAGAACAAAATGCTTCAGCGAGGAGAACCACGAGCCTCTGAGGACACAGTGTGCGCTCGCTGCCTCAAAACTGCTCAAGAAGCCAGACCAGTGTCGGGCCGTCAGCATCTGTGCACACCTCTTCTGGTCCGGACGCAACACTGAAAAGaatggagaggag ATTCTTGACGGGAAGAGGGTGATGGAGTGCTTAAAGAAGGCCCTGAAAATCGCCAACCAGTGCATGGACCCGTCATTGCAAGTGCAGCTCTTCATTGAGATCCTGAACAGATATGTCTGTTTCTACGAAAGAGAGAATGATGCG GTGACGGTCCAGGTTCTGAACCAGCTGATCCAGAAGATCCGAGAGGACCTGCCAAACCTGGAGGCCAGCGAGGAGACTGAGCAGATCAACAAACACTTCCACAACACACTGGAGCACCTGCGTCTGCAGAGAGAGTCGCCGGAGGCCGAGGGGCCTGCTTATGAGGGCCTGGTGCTGTAG
- the LOC112249742 gene encoding histamine H3 receptor → MQPESLLLGAGTSMAVTSHWKSNEMLNWSVVTQGNATALGDMEMPGNPRSQYGQFSPSTSVFLAVLMTLLVFATVLGNALVILAFAVEKSLRTQGNFFFLNLAIADLLVGGFCIPAYIPYVITGEWKLGRGLCKIWLVVDYTLCTASVFNIVLISFDRFISVTRAVSYRCQKGVTREAVLKMLSVWLAAFLLYGPAIIIWEYIAGSSVVPDKECHAEFYFNWYFLMTASTVEFFTPFVTVMYFNISIYINIRRRNQVRDEQPVEGTGDCEMEALKAGVQHVFFVRPVEGEAQRIPDNAARLGGILSTAKVSAVTGNSNHETSKDSTILDLPPLQVDDVVQHSRRTRFQSAEHSFSKQRSQSEVAASRFRLSKDKKVAKSLAVIVCVFGLCWAPYTLLMIIRAACHAQCVQHYLYEISFWLLWVNSSINPVLYPLCHTSFRKAFRKLLCTTKIQIQPQYMEQMY, encoded by the exons ATGCAACCCGAATCTTTATTACTGGGTGCTGGAACTTCCATGGCCGTCACTTCGCATTGGAAATCGAATGAGATGCTCAACTGGTCTGTGGTTACCCAGGGAAACGCCACGGCGCTTGGTGATATGGAGATGCCTGGGAACCCACGTTCGCAATATGGACAATTCTCTCCGTCTACCTCAGTGTTCTTGGCCGTGCTCATGACGCTTCTTGTCTTCGCCACTGTGCTCGGCAACGCGCTTGTAATATTAGCCTTTGCGGTGGAGAAAAGTTTGCGAACTCAAGGGAACTTTTTCTTTTTGAATTTGGCCATAGCCGATTTACTCGTTG GCGGCTTTTGTATTCCTGCTTATATCCCCTATGTCATTACCGGCGAGTGGAAACTCGGACGAGGTCTTTGCAAGATATGGCTGGTGGTGGACTATACTTTATGCACTGCATCAGTGTTCAACATCGTCCTGATCAGCTTCGACAGATTTATATCTGTCACACGAGCG GTGAGCTACAGGTGTCAGAAAGGTGTGACCCGGGAGGCTGTTCTGAAGATGCTGAGTGTGTGGCTGGCTGCTTTCCTACTCTATGGGCCAGCGATCATTATCTGGGAATACATCGCTGGTAGTAGCGTGGTGCCCGACAAAGAGTGCCACGCAGAGTTTTACTTCAACTGGTATTTCTTGATGACGGCATCCACTGTTGAGTTTTTCACCCCCTTTGTTACTGTCATGTACTTCAACATCAGCATCTACATCAACATCAGGAGGCGGAACCAGGTGAGGGATGAGCAGCCTGTCGAGGGGACTGGAGACTGTGAGATGGAGGCCCTCAAAGCTGGAGTTCAGCATGTATTCTTCGTCAGACCAGTGGAAGGTGAAGCCCAAAGGATCCCAGACAATGCTGCCAGGTTAGGAGGTATTCTATCTACTGCTAAAGTGTCAGCAGTAACTGGGAACAGCAACCATGAGACAAGTAAGGACAGCACGATTCTGGACCTTCCTCCACTGCAAGTGGATGATGTGGTCCAGCATTCCAGGAGGACGCGGTTCCAGTCAGCGGAGCACTCGTTCAGTAAACAGCGCAGCCAATCTGAAGTAGCTGCCAGTCGTTTTCGTCTCTCAAAGGACAAGAAGGTTGCCAAGTCCCTggcagtgattgtgtgtgtgtttggcctgTGCTGGGCTCCCTACACACTGTTAATGATCATTCGTGCAGCATGTCATGCCCAATGTGTCCAGCACTACCTGTATGAAATCTCCTTCTGGTTACTGTGGGTCAACTCCTCCATCAACCCTGTCCTTTACCCACTGTGTCATACCAGCTTCAGAAAGGCTTTCAGAAAACTGCTTTGTACCACCAAGATTCAAATTCAGCCACAGTATATGGAACAAATGTATTAA
- the LOC112249077 gene encoding vacuolar protein sorting-associated protein 35 isoform X3, whose product MSPQDEQEKLLDEAVQAVKVQSFQMKRCLDKNKLMDALKHASNMLGELRTSMLSPKSYYELYMAISDELHYLEVYLTDEFAKGRKVADLYELVQYAGNIIPRLYLLITVGVVYVRSFPQSRKDILKDLVEMCRGVQHPLRGLFLRNYLLQCTRNILPDDGEQLEGEDAMTGDINDSIDFVLLNFAEMNKLWVRMQHQGHSRDREKREKERQELRILVGTNLVRLSQLEGVNVEKYKQIVLSGVLEQVVNCRDSLAQEYLMECIIQVFPDEFHLQTLNLFLRSCADLHQHVNVKNIIIALIDRLALFAHREDGPGIPAEIKLFDIFSQQVATVIQSRQDMPSEDVVSLQVSLINLAMKCYPDRVDYVDKVLESTVEIFNKLNLEHIATSSAVSKELTRLLKIPVDTYNNILTVLQLKHFPPLFEYFDYESRKSMSCYVLSNTLDYNTTIISQEQVDAILSLVSTLIQDQPDQPAEDPDPEDFAEEQSLVGRFIHLLLSDDPDQQYLILNTARKHFGAGGNQRIRYTLPPLVFAAYQLSFRYKENSSSDDKWEKKCQKIFSFAHQTISALIKAELAELPLRLFLQGALAAGEIGFENHETVAYEFMSQAFSLYEDEISDSKAQLAAITLIIGTFERTKCFSEENHEPLRTQCALAASKLLKKPDQCRAVSICAHLFWSGRNTEKNGEEILDGKRVMECLKKALKIANQCMDPSLQVQLFIEILNRYVCFYERENDAVTVQVLNQLIQKIREDLPNLEASEETEQINKHFHNTLEHLRLQRESPEAEGPAYEGLVL is encoded by the exons ATG TCACCCCAGGACGAGCAGGAAAAGCTACTTGATGAAGCTGTGCAGGCTGTCAAGGTCCAGTCATTTCAGATGAAGCGTTGCCTG GACAAGAACAAGCTGATGGATGCATTGAAACATGCATCTAACATGCTGGGCGAACTCAGGACCTCTATGTTATCGCCAAAGAGCTACTACGAACTCT ATATGGCCATCTCTGACGAGCTCCATTACCTGGAGGTGTACCTGACAGATGAGTTTGCCAAAGGCAGGAAGGTGGCTGACCTCTATGAGCTGGTTCAATATGCAGGGAACATCATCCCCAGACT ttaCCTGCTGATCACTGTGGGGGTGGTGTATGTTCGCTCCTTCCCTCAGTCGCGCAAGGACATCCTGAAGGACCTGGTGGAGATGTGTCGTGGGGTGCAGCACCCGCTGAGAGGCCTGTTCCTCAGAAACTACCTGCTGCAGTGCACCCGCAACATCTTGCCTGACGACGGGGAGCAGTTAGA GGGGGAGGATGCGATGACGGGCGACATTAACGACTCCATTGACTTTGTGTTGCTGAATTTTGCTGAGATGAATAAGCTGTGGGTGCGCATGCAGCACCAGGGCCACAGCCgagacagggagaagagggagaaggagaggcaaGAGCTGCGCATCCTGGTCGGGACCAACCTGGTTCGACTCAGCCAGCTGGAGGGGGTCAACGTGGAAAAGTATAAACAG ATTGTGCTGTCCGGTGTCCTAGAACAGGTGGTAAACTGCAGAGATTCCCTGGCTCAAGAATATCTCATGGAGTGCATCATTCAG GTTTTCCCTGATGAGTTCCACCTTCAGACACTGAACCTATTCCTTCGTTCCTGTGCTGACCTGCATCAGCACGTCAATGTCAAAAACATCATCATCGCTCTCATTGACAG ACTGGCTTTGTTTGCTCACCGAGAAGATGGACCTGGAATCCCTGCTGAAATCAAACTGTTTGATATTTTCTCCCAACAAGTAGCCACAGTTATACAG TCCCGCCAGGACATGCCTTCGGAGGATGTGGTCTCACTACAGGTGTCCCTCATCAACCTGGCAATGAAGTGCTACCCTGACCGGGTGGACTATGTGGACAAGGTGTTGGAGAGCACAGTGGAGATCTTCAATAAGCTCAACCTGGAGCA CATTGCAACCAGTAGCGCGGTCTCGAAAGAGTTGACTAGGCTGCTGAAGATCCCAGTGGACACCTACAACAACATTCTGACCGTTCTGCAACTCAAGCACTTCCCACCACTCTTCGAGTACTTTGATTATGAGTCCCGCAAAAGCATGAGCTGTTACGTTCTGAGCAACACTCTGGACTACAACACCACCATTATATCCCAGGAgcag gTGGATGCCATCCTGTCCCTGGTGTCGACACTGATCCAGGACCAGCCAGACCAGCCCGCTGAGGACCCAGACCCAGAGGACTTTGCTGAGGAGCAGAGCCTTGTGGGTCGCTTCATTCATCTGCTGCTTTCCGATGACCCCGACCAACAGTATCTG ATCCTGAATACAGCCAGGAAGCACTTTGGTGCTGGGGGGAACCAGAGGATTCGCTACACTCTTCCACCGCTGGTGTTTGCTGCCTATCAGCTGTCCTTCCGCTACAAAGAGAACTCTTCATCA GATGATAAATGGGAGAAGAAGTGCCAGAAGATCTTCTCATTTGCCCACCAAACCATCAGTGCTCTGATCAAGGCTGAGCTGGCTGAGCTGCCCCTCAGACTCTTCCTACAGGGGGCGCTGGCCGCAGGAGAGATTGGCTTCGAGAACCACGAGACTGTGGCCTACGAGTTTATGTCACAG GCCTTCTCCCTGTATGAGGATGAGATCAGCGACTCCAAGGCTCAACTCGCAGCTATCACGCTGATCATCGGCACGTTTGAGAGAACAAAATGCTTCAGCGAGGAGAACCACGAGCCTCTGAGGACACAGTGTGCGCTCGCTGCCTCAAAACTGCTCAAGAAGCCAGACCAGTGTCGGGCCGTCAGCATCTGTGCACACCTCTTCTGGTCCGGACGCAACACTGAAAAGaatggagaggag ATTCTTGACGGGAAGAGGGTGATGGAGTGCTTAAAGAAGGCCCTGAAAATCGCCAACCAGTGCATGGACCCGTCATTGCAAGTGCAGCTCTTCATTGAGATCCTGAACAGATATGTCTGTTTCTACGAAAGAGAGAATGATGCG GTGACGGTCCAGGTTCTGAACCAGCTGATCCAGAAGATCCGAGAGGACCTGCCAAACCTGGAGGCCAGCGAGGAGACTGAGCAGATCAACAAACACTTCCACAACACACTGGAGCACCTGCGTCTGCAGAGAGAGTCGCCGGAGGCCGAGGGGCCTGCTTATGAGGGCCTGGTGCTGTAG
- the LOC112249079 gene encoding myosin light chain kinase 3 isoform X2 — MGTSVYRTLLLRTGGFSVSDYIQKFTKTKSEDSRVKPKVTLCDQGTQVQEEGLQITTGDKKAVELPVKEAKAADHGVEVPTPPEPDPCRLSESLTEGPAVEEAIFPSTNSDRGSKGSRKPKEVTLKSREPTRVQTFAPDVVVAQVEVTIEVLSELRRTPDVTMISVSSELDSQYIKVKETEVPKGPGPTVSQPPISTTEEQPLEQAPESVSLPSKDDPLPEEDFTKAAVSPQEPVIIVTPPTPCSSALTSPLDVVTKPESATIVPQVQPEPVATTEQHKPVPPQPESETVKYSAKPVIPQPTPSLVVKNPTAAAQVAGLDAQLLVIDDCPPLPAPFEHRIVSAKQVPMGSYYAVKPNAVLGGGRFGQVHKCAELSSGLILAAKLIKVKGMRERDEVKNEIGVMNQLNHVNLIQLYDAFESRTNLTLIMEYVDGGELFDRIVDENYQLTELDAIVFMRQICEGVQYLHQQYILHLDLKPENILCVNSTGNQIKIIDFGLARKYRPREKLKVNFGTPEFLAPEVVNYDFVSFPTDMWSVGVITYMLLSGLSPFLGDNDAETMNNILHANWDFDSEAFENVTEEAKDFVTRLLIPTKCSRLSATGCMKHAWLNNLEDKAKLHQVRLKSQVKLQRYLAAHKQWKKHFYVVAAANRLKRFRQNHPINTV; from the exons AAAACAAAATCAGAAGATAGCAGAGTAAAGCCTAAAGTCACTCTTTGCGACCAGGGGACTCAGGTCCAGGAAGAGGGCTTACAAATCACCACAG GTGACAAGAAGGCGGTAGAGCTCCCTGTAAAGGAAGCGAAGGCCGCAGACCATGGAGTGGAAGTCCCAACTCCTCCTGAGCCTGATCCCTGCAGGTTATCCGAATCTCTCACAGAGGGCCCTGCAGTCGAGGAGGCCATATTCCCATCTACCAATAGTGATAGGGGAAGTAAAGGCTCTCGCAAGCCCAAAGAGGTCACCTTAAAGAGCAGAGAGCCCACCAGAGTTCAGACCTTTGCCCCTGATGTGGTCGTAGCTCAGGTGGAGGTCACCATCGAAGTGCTCTCTGAGCTGAGGAG GACTCCTGATGTGACCATGATTTCGGTGAGCAGTGAGttagacagtcagtacatcaaaGTCAAGGAGACCGAGGTTCCAAAAGGTCCAGGGCCCACTGTATCACAGCCACCTATCTCCACCACTGAGGAGCAACCGCTGGAGCAAGCCCCTGAAAGTGTTTCTCTTCCTTCCAAGGATGACCCTCTCCCTGAAGAGGACTTTACAAAGGCTGCAGTCAGTCCTCAGGAACCTGTTATCATTGTAACACCACCAACCCCATGCAGCAGTGCGCTAACAAGCCCACTGGATGTGGTCACCAAACCAGAGTCCGCAACGATTGTCCCTCAGGTCCAGCCTGAGCCGGTGGCGACCACAGAGCAGCACAAACCTGTTCCACCTCAACCAGAGTCTGAGACAGTGAAATACTCTGCAAAACCAGTTATCCCTCAGCCAACTCCCTCTTTAGTTGTTAAAAACCCTACAGCAGCTGCACAGGTGGCAGGCCTGGATGCACAACTATTGGTCATAG ATGACTGCCCACCCTTGCCTGCTCCCTTTGAGCACCGCATTGTGAGTGCCAAGCAAGTCCCGATGGGCTCTTATTACGCTGTAAAGCCTAACGCGGTCCTAGGAGG GGGACGTTTTGGGCAGGTCCATAAGTGCGCAGAACTGTCGTCGGGCCTAATCCTCGCTGCGAAGTTGATCAAAGTaaagggaatgagggagaga GATGAAGTGAAGAATGAAATAGGGGTGATGAACCAACTTAACCATGTGAACCTGATTCAGCTTTATGATGCCTTTGAGTCACGGACAAACCTTACGCTTATTATGGAGTA TGTGGACGGTGGTGAGTTGTTTGACCGGATCGTTGACGAGAACTACCAGCTGACAGAGCTGGATGCCATCGTGTTTATGAGACAGATCTGTGAGGGGGTACAGTACCTCCATCAGCAATACATTCTCCATTTAGACCTCAAG CCAGAGAACATTCTTTGTGTCAACTCCACAGGGAACCAGATCAAGATAATAGACTTTGGTCTGGCCAGAAA GTATAGACCCAGAGAGAAACTAAAGGTCAATTTTGGCACTCCGGAATTTCTGGCTCCTGAGGTGGTCAACTACGACTTTGTCTCATTCCCAACGGACATGTGGAGTGTAGGAGTCATTACTTATATGCT TCTGAGTGGACTGTCTCCATTCCTGGGGGACAACGATGCAGAGACTATGAACAACATCCTTCACGCCAACTGGGATTTTGATTCAGAGGCATTTGAGAATGTCACAGAGGAAGCTAAGGACTTTGTTACCAGACTGCTTATTCCAACTAAATG CAGTCGACTCAGTGCAACTGGCTGCATGAAGCATGCCTGGCTGAACAATCTGGAGGATAAAGCCAAATTGCACCAGGTTCggctcaagtcccaagtcaagctCCAGCGCTACCTGGCCGCTCACAAACAGTGGAAG AAACACTTCTATGTGGTTGCTGCAGCCAACAGGCTGAAGAGGTTTCGCCAGAATCATCCCATAAACACTGTGTAG